A part of Maridesulfovibrio hydrothermalis AM13 = DSM 14728 genomic DNA contains:
- the pstA gene encoding phosphate ABC transporter permease PstA, with protein MNNSANTVEQVNSMMEMDDQVAEVMPEPGRSNHSVRERIQKVVFLIFKGAAAINGLALLIICGFVLYYGLPAISWEFLTESPRNSMTEGGILPCIVGTVVLSYGALMIALPWGIATAVYLNEYATSHRLVRIIRLGINTLAGVPSVVFGLFGLSLFVTVMGMGVSIMAGICTLGALALPLVIGASEEALRSVPQTYREASLGLGATKWQTIYKVVLPAALPGMLTGAILTLSRAAGETAAIMFTAAVFFSPEMPQSLFDDVMALPYHIYVLATAGTEIEKTRHIQYGTSLVLISLVLGMNMIAIYIRARMQNRAGR; from the coding sequence ATGAATAATTCCGCTAATACTGTAGAGCAAGTGAATTCTATGATGGAAATGGATGATCAGGTTGCAGAAGTCATGCCGGAGCCGGGGCGCAGCAATCACTCTGTCAGAGAGAGAATTCAAAAGGTGGTTTTTTTGATTTTTAAAGGTGCAGCCGCGATTAACGGGCTGGCCCTGCTGATAATATGTGGATTTGTCCTTTATTACGGGCTTCCTGCCATAAGCTGGGAGTTTTTGACCGAGAGTCCTCGAAATTCCATGACCGAGGGCGGGATTCTGCCCTGCATTGTCGGTACTGTGGTGTTGAGTTACGGCGCATTGATGATTGCCCTGCCTTGGGGAATTGCAACCGCAGTCTATCTTAATGAATATGCAACATCGCACAGGCTGGTCAGAATTATCCGTCTGGGCATCAACACCCTTGCAGGTGTTCCGTCAGTTGTTTTCGGTCTGTTCGGTCTGTCGTTGTTTGTTACAGTGATGGGGATGGGCGTTAGCATTATGGCCGGTATCTGTACTCTGGGCGCTCTGGCATTGCCACTGGTGATCGGCGCATCTGAAGAGGCTCTGAGATCTGTGCCTCAAACCTACCGTGAAGCATCGCTCGGACTGGGGGCCACCAAGTGGCAGACCATTTATAAAGTGGTTCTTCCCGCCGCGCTGCCCGGTATGCTGACCGGTGCGATACTGACTCTTTCAAGGGCCGCAGGAGAAACCGCAGCAATTATGTTCACGGCCGCTGTGTTTTTCAGTCCGGAAATGCCGCAGTCACTTTTTGATGACGTAATGGCACTTCCTTATCATATTTATGTGCTGGCGACAGCGGGTACTGAAATTGAAAAGACCAGACATATCCAGTACGGAACGTCACTGGTTTTAATCTCGCTTGTTCTGGGTATGAATATGATTGCTATTTATATCAGAGCCAGGATGCAGAATCGGGCCGGCAGATAA
- a CDS encoding TIGR01212 family radical SAM protein (This family includes YhcC from E. coli K-12, an uncharacterized radical SAM protein.), with protein MNRFYGLAARLKQSFGERVQKIPLDFGFTCPNRDGTISRQGCIFCTPLGSGSGFHAKSMSIADQWSHWRAKLDTLYTTKRYLAYLQSYSNTYCPAKELKRALDQLPGLEGLSGICIGTRPDCLDSEKLSIIKALNLKETWLDLGLQSSNDKTLKRINRGHDSKCFADAVRLADAHGIDVCAHVIAGLPGETEKDFLTSVEFINQLPVSGIKFHNLFVGYGSPLHDLYEMGELKLLQENEYIEMLVKAISILRTDIVIHRLKADAVPGELVAPEWVYMKRKVLNAIEQRMKLSKIWQGCARDDAPDSPPLWYENDHLPPPKALAHSKIRKTPPAK; from the coding sequence ATGAATCGTTTTTACGGTTTAGCTGCCCGCCTGAAACAAAGCTTTGGAGAACGGGTTCAGAAAATCCCCCTAGATTTCGGATTCACCTGCCCCAATCGCGATGGAACAATTTCCCGTCAGGGTTGCATTTTTTGCACCCCGCTCGGTTCCGGTTCCGGATTTCATGCCAAATCCATGAGCATTGCCGACCAGTGGTCTCACTGGCGGGCCAAGCTGGATACATTGTATACGACCAAGCGTTACCTTGCGTATTTGCAGTCATATTCCAACACCTACTGCCCGGCAAAAGAACTGAAACGTGCACTTGACCAGCTTCCGGGTCTTGAAGGTCTATCCGGAATCTGCATAGGTACACGCCCCGACTGTCTGGATTCTGAAAAACTGAGCATAATCAAGGCCCTGAATCTAAAAGAAACATGGCTGGATCTGGGGTTGCAAAGCTCCAATGATAAAACCTTGAAACGCATCAACCGCGGGCATGATTCCAAATGTTTCGCTGACGCGGTCAGACTCGCCGACGCACACGGAATTGATGTCTGCGCTCATGTAATAGCAGGGCTGCCCGGTGAAACCGAAAAAGATTTCCTGACTTCAGTGGAGTTTATAAATCAGCTGCCTGTTTCCGGCATCAAATTTCACAATCTTTTTGTCGGTTACGGTTCACCCCTTCATGATCTATATGAAATGGGAGAACTGAAACTGCTGCAGGAGAACGAATATATTGAGATGCTGGTTAAAGCCATTTCCATTCTCAGGACGGATATCGTCATTCATCGCCTCAAGGCAGACGCTGTCCCCGGCGAACTGGTTGCCCCGGAGTGGGTGTATATGAAACGAAAAGTGCTCAACGCGATTGAACAAAGGATGAAACTAAGCAAAATATGGCAGGGTTGCGCCCGAGACGATGCACCGGATTCACCTCCCTTATGGTATGAGAATGATCATCTGCCTCCGCCCAAAGCTCTTGCACATAGCAAAATTCGTAAAACCCCACCTGCCAAGTAA
- a CDS encoding rod shape-determining protein, whose amino-acid sequence MASLFDKILGSFSSDLAIDLGTANTLVYVKGKGVMLSEPSVVAVKRDANGGSKVIAVGMEAKRMLGRTPGNIVAIRPMKDGVIADFEVTEAMLRHFISKVHNSRRLVRPRIMICVPTGITQVEKRAVKESAQSAGAREVYLIEEPMAAAIGANLPITDPTSNMVVDIGGGTSEIAVISLSGIVYARSVRVGGDKMDEAIMQHVKRKYSMLIGESTAENIKIKIGSAFPLEEEIEMEVKGRDLVTGIPQNILITSEEIRKAISEQVDSIVQGVRVALEQTPPELAADIVDRGIVLTGGGALLKGLDQLLSQETHLPITVVDMPLDAVVRGSGKALDEIHIYKDVTID is encoded by the coding sequence ATGGCTTCACTTTTCGACAAGATACTCGGTTCGTTTTCCAGTGACCTTGCCATTGACCTCGGTACGGCAAATACCTTGGTTTATGTTAAAGGCAAAGGCGTTATGCTCAGTGAACCCTCTGTTGTTGCAGTAAAGAGGGATGCAAACGGTGGTAGTAAAGTTATCGCCGTAGGGATGGAAGCCAAGAGAATGCTTGGTCGTACTCCCGGAAACATTGTAGCTATCAGACCTATGAAGGACGGCGTTATTGCTGACTTCGAGGTGACTGAAGCCATGTTGCGCCATTTCATTTCAAAAGTCCATAACAGCCGCAGGCTGGTTCGTCCACGCATCATGATCTGTGTCCCTACCGGGATTACACAGGTTGAGAAAAGGGCGGTAAAGGAAAGTGCTCAGAGCGCCGGTGCCCGTGAAGTTTACCTCATTGAGGAACCCATGGCAGCGGCAATCGGTGCAAACCTTCCGATCACCGATCCTACCTCAAACATGGTCGTAGATATCGGCGGCGGCACTTCTGAGATTGCAGTTATTTCTCTGTCCGGCATTGTCTATGCCCGCTCAGTACGAGTCGGTGGCGACAAGATGGATGAAGCCATTATGCAGCATGTGAAGCGTAAGTACTCCATGCTCATAGGTGAATCCACCGCTGAAAACATCAAGATTAAAATCGGCTCAGCTTTTCCGCTGGAAGAAGAGATCGAGATGGAAGTAAAAGGCCGTGACCTTGTAACCGGTATTCCTCAGAATATTCTAATCACTTCTGAGGAAATCAGAAAAGCAATTTCCGAGCAGGTGGATTCTATTGTTCAGGGTGTGCGTGTCGCGCTCGAACAAACCCCTCCTGAACTTGCCGCTGACATCGTGGATAGAGGAATCGTCCTCACCGGCGGCGGGGCCTTGCTTAAGGGGCTTGACCAGCTTTTAAGTCAGGAAACACACCTGCCTATCACTGTAGTCGATATGCCTCTTGACGCAGTTGTGCGCGGGTCCGGTAAAGCTTTAGATGAGATTCACATCTATAAAGACGTAACTATTGATTAA
- the mreC gene encoding rod shape-determining protein MreC — MKLKRAAIAVIIGLFVYLSLYSWNLKSGQLDRLAGVTGLEVVKWVLWPGEWVHDQSVAFWDRYIYLVGLKQLNDQLSSQNDLMRLEIMKLRERAAEAERYQRLLGVDPVENWKTDGARVIAHRMGPSAALDSIILGKGSVSGVKADTPVVTPLGVVGRVVEPGLSASKAMLISDLNSRISVRGQTHRSTGLLVGSGDGETLSVKYMKLNAPVSEGEILVTSGLADIFPSGLPIAKVVSVERSDISLFLKVVAVPLVDMENTEEVLLLYRQLPANSIGNSTGNSTGSLTAAAGE, encoded by the coding sequence GTGAAGCTTAAGCGTGCCGCTATAGCCGTCATTATAGGCTTGTTTGTTTATCTCAGCCTGTATTCATGGAATTTGAAATCCGGGCAGCTCGACCGTCTGGCCGGGGTTACCGGACTTGAAGTCGTGAAATGGGTTCTGTGGCCCGGTGAATGGGTACATGATCAGTCTGTGGCCTTCTGGGATAGGTATATCTATCTTGTAGGGCTTAAACAGCTTAATGACCAGCTCAGCTCCCAGAATGATTTGATGCGCCTTGAGATAATGAAGCTCAGAGAGAGGGCGGCTGAGGCGGAAAGATATCAACGCCTTCTTGGGGTTGATCCCGTTGAAAACTGGAAAACTGACGGCGCAAGAGTCATTGCTCATAGAATGGGGCCTTCTGCGGCTCTGGATTCAATTATTCTTGGCAAGGGATCTGTTTCCGGTGTTAAAGCTGATACGCCTGTAGTTACGCCTCTCGGGGTTGTGGGCAGAGTTGTGGAGCCGGGACTTTCCGCTTCAAAAGCTATGCTTATTTCAGACCTGAACAGCCGGATTTCAGTACGTGGTCAGACGCATCGCTCTACCGGCCTTCTGGTGGGGAGCGGTGACGGGGAAACGCTCAGTGTTAAATATATGAAGCTTAACGCTCCGGTTTCGGAGGGTGAAATTTTAGTTACCTCCGGTCTTGCAGATATTTTCCCTTCGGGGCTTCCTATTGCAAAAGTGGTCTCCGTGGAACGGTCAGATATTTCTTTGTTCCTGAAAGTTGTCGCAGTTCCCCTTGTGGATATGGAAAATACGGAAGAAGTGCTTCTGCTGTACCGGCAATTACCCGCGAATTCTATAGGTAATTCCACTGGTAATTCTACTGGCAGCTTGACAGCCGCAGCAGGGGAGTAG